A window from Polyangium spumosum encodes these proteins:
- a CDS encoding RibD family protein has translation MRDRTERRPPRARPWVTVHFAQSLDGRIATKAGDSRWISGQETTRFAHALRAAADAVLVGSGTALADDPLLTVRHVPGKQPLRVLLDTRGRVPPAAQLFRDTTTRTLHVTRQVLGAELPSHVERCALPVSPSGEGVHLDALLVALAERGARELLVEGGRGVITSFLREGLVDRLVVTVAPLVIGEGIEAVGDLGTRKLDQALRLELRRVLHVGGDVLLELAREGAPPLPIALPDPAKVTS, from the coding sequence ATGCGCGATCGCACCGAACGAAGGCCGCCCCGCGCGCGGCCCTGGGTCACCGTGCACTTCGCGCAATCCCTCGACGGTCGCATCGCCACGAAGGCCGGCGACTCGCGGTGGATCAGCGGACAGGAGACCACGCGCTTCGCGCACGCCCTGCGCGCCGCCGCGGACGCGGTCCTCGTCGGATCCGGCACGGCCCTCGCCGACGATCCTCTGCTCACGGTGCGGCACGTGCCCGGCAAGCAGCCCCTGCGCGTCCTGCTCGACACCCGCGGCCGCGTGCCTCCCGCTGCGCAGCTCTTCCGCGACACGACGACACGCACGCTGCACGTCACGCGGCAGGTGCTCGGCGCCGAGCTCCCTTCCCACGTCGAGCGCTGCGCGCTGCCCGTCTCGCCGAGCGGCGAAGGCGTCCACCTCGACGCGCTGCTCGTCGCCCTCGCCGAGCGCGGCGCGCGTGAGCTCCTCGTCGAGGGTGGCCGCGGCGTGATCACCTCCTTCCTCCGCGAAGGCCTCGTCGACAGGCTCGTCGTCACGGTCGCCCCGCTCGTCATCGGCGAGGGCATCGAGGCCGTCGGTGATCTCGGCACGCGCAAGCTCGATCAAGCCCTGCGCCTCGAGCTCCGCCGCGTGCTGCACGTCGGCGGCGACGTGCTCCTCGAGCTCGCCCGCGAGGGCGCGCCTCCCTTGCCGATCGCCCTCCCCGATCCCGCGAAGGTGACCTCGTGA
- a CDS encoding DUF790 family protein, translated as MRRKGGRVVPRYLRGDDAELAKDLAKDFVRILASGVGRSRDEIEAALDAVPVPADARLLGEGLRKVLDASCTWSVPSGVDPEEIRREVFLAAAKAHRALDVRSEFDRESVLAEIAPRLGKTPAEIDAALYADLRENERLEAFRSIGPEALLERYDLGLAQAILLKATRVTIRVAGEGPDRYRRLFRAARFHGLIHVVEGSPAEGYRITLDGPWSLFDAVQKYGLRLAMFLPQVLVFRDFHVHAELAWGKARTRAVLEITPEDGLVSHVADAPSTGPDLDVFKQAFERLGSEWIVADNDHIFALPGEIACVPDLVFRNQETGEEVFLEAFGFWSRQAVWRRIELVRKGFPARFLLAVGKQLRVSEEVLAEDEAGEIYVYRATMSPRAVLERLRRKG; from the coding sequence GTGCGCCGCAAAGGCGGCCGCGTCGTGCCTCGTTACCTCCGCGGCGACGACGCCGAGCTCGCCAAGGACCTCGCCAAGGACTTCGTCCGCATCCTCGCGAGTGGCGTCGGCCGGAGCCGCGACGAGATCGAGGCCGCCCTCGACGCCGTCCCCGTCCCGGCCGACGCACGCCTGCTCGGCGAGGGCCTGCGCAAGGTCCTCGACGCGTCGTGCACGTGGAGCGTCCCGTCCGGCGTTGATCCCGAGGAGATCCGCCGCGAAGTCTTCCTCGCCGCCGCCAAGGCCCACCGCGCGCTCGACGTCCGCAGCGAGTTCGATCGCGAGAGCGTCCTCGCCGAGATCGCCCCCCGCCTCGGAAAAACCCCCGCCGAGATCGACGCCGCGCTCTACGCCGATCTGCGCGAGAACGAGCGGCTCGAGGCCTTCCGATCGATCGGCCCCGAGGCCCTGCTCGAGCGGTACGACCTCGGCCTCGCCCAGGCCATCTTGCTCAAGGCCACGCGCGTCACGATCCGCGTCGCCGGCGAGGGCCCCGATCGTTACCGAAGGCTCTTCCGCGCCGCGCGTTTCCACGGCCTCATCCACGTCGTCGAGGGCTCACCCGCCGAGGGCTATCGCATCACGCTCGACGGCCCGTGGAGCCTCTTCGACGCCGTGCAGAAGTACGGCCTGCGCCTCGCCATGTTCCTGCCGCAGGTCCTCGTGTTCCGCGACTTTCACGTCCACGCCGAGCTCGCGTGGGGCAAGGCGCGCACGCGAGCCGTCCTCGAGATCACCCCCGAAGACGGCCTCGTCTCGCACGTCGCCGACGCCCCCTCCACGGGCCCCGACCTCGACGTGTTCAAGCAGGCCTTCGAGCGCCTCGGCTCGGAGTGGATCGTCGCCGACAACGATCACATCTTCGCCCTGCCCGGCGAGATCGCGTGCGTGCCCGACCTCGTCTTCCGCAACCAAGAGACCGGCGAGGAGGTCTTCCTCGAGGCCTTCGGCTTCTGGAGCCGGCAGGCCGTCTGGCGACGCATCGAGCTCGTCCGCAAGGGTTTCCCCGCGCGTTTCCTCCTCGCCGTCGGCAAGCAGCTCCGCGTGAGCGAGGAGGTGCTCGCCGAGGACGAGGCCGGCGAGATCTACGTCTACCGCGCCACGATGTCCCCACGCGCCGTGCTCGAACGCCTGCGCCGCAAGGGCTAG
- a CDS encoding zinc-binding dehydrogenase: protein MIPARSIWFERPGVAALREETLADPGPGEALVRALACGVSAGTERLVLTGRVPPDIRAAMALPTQRGSFDLPTSYGYAAVGLVEAIGAGTSPDLLGRVVFALHPHHDRFISNERSLRPLPEGLPAPRATLAANLETALNAVWDAEIALGERVVVVGLGVVGQLVARLSTLAGGRVACIDPDERRVALARELGCAAAFTTIDPSIVAEADVLIDASGSPDALAALVAAAGYEARVLVVSWYGERGVTLPLGGRFHPNRVTIRSSQVGAIPPRARARFTFERRFSVVNELLRDERLDLLVGPLVPFTDAPRLYAALAAGEAWHPPHRVLDPAR from the coding sequence GTGATCCCGGCGCGCTCCATCTGGTTCGAACGCCCCGGCGTCGCCGCCCTCCGCGAGGAGACCCTCGCCGATCCCGGCCCCGGCGAGGCCCTCGTCCGCGCGCTCGCTTGTGGCGTCAGCGCCGGCACCGAGCGGCTCGTGCTCACGGGCCGCGTACCACCCGACATCCGCGCCGCGATGGCCCTGCCCACGCAGCGCGGCTCCTTCGATCTGCCGACGAGTTACGGCTACGCGGCCGTCGGCCTCGTCGAGGCGATCGGCGCCGGCACCTCGCCGGATCTGCTCGGCCGCGTGGTCTTCGCGCTCCATCCGCACCACGATCGTTTCATCTCCAACGAACGCTCCCTCCGCCCTCTGCCCGAAGGCCTCCCCGCGCCCCGCGCGACCCTCGCGGCGAACCTCGAGACCGCGCTGAACGCCGTGTGGGACGCCGAGATCGCCCTCGGCGAGCGGGTCGTCGTCGTGGGCCTCGGCGTCGTCGGCCAGCTCGTCGCGCGCCTCTCGACGCTCGCGGGCGGCCGCGTCGCGTGCATCGACCCGGACGAACGCCGCGTCGCCCTCGCCCGCGAGCTCGGCTGTGCCGCGGCGTTCACCACGATCGATCCTTCGATCGTCGCCGAGGCCGACGTCCTCATCGACGCGTCCGGCTCCCCCGACGCGCTCGCCGCGCTCGTCGCTGCTGCCGGGTACGAAGCGCGTGTCCTCGTCGTCTCCTGGTACGGCGAGCGCGGCGTCACCTTGCCCCTCGGCGGCCGATTTCATCCGAACCGCGTCACCATCCGCTCGAGCCAGGTCGGCGCCATCCCTCCGCGCGCCCGCGCTCGTTTCACCTTCGAACGCCGCTTCTCCGTCGTGAACGAACTGCTCCGCGACGAGCGCCTCGATCTTCTCGTCGGACCGCTCGTTCCCTTCACCGATGCGCCCCGCCTGTACGCGGCGCTCGCTGCCGGTGAGGCCTGGCATCCGCCGCATCGCGTGCTCGATCCTGCGCGTTGA
- a CDS encoding DEAD/DEAH box helicase family protein, translated as MSDGLRLVFQGGTVRLDGLSPDDATSLPPVCTWDARENTFRVPASSYADLVLWLRAKKLPFTDDARAYDTLDLEPAARHEPFPYQREALDAWAAYRFRGVVVLPTGAGKTYVATMAIAGRKRSTLVVVPTLDLLNQWYDILAAAFGRAIGVIGGGYHEVEPITVTTYDSAHLHMDRLGGRFGLVVFDECHHLPSSSYQLAARMSIAPFRLGLTATPERTDGRAYDELIGPIVYRKDITELSGDYLASYETERINVPLSPEEREAYDAARGEYVAFLREEGIRMSSPDGWSRFLYLSSRSDAGRRAFLAYRKQRALALAAPGKINVLARLLHNHRHDRTIVFTEDNATVHQISRRFLLPSITHQTRVKERSAILAAFNTGDLGAVVTSKVLNEGVNVPEANVAIVLSGNGSVREHVQRLGRILRKGQDKRALLYELVAEKTAEQYTSDKRREHVAYK; from the coding sequence ATGAGCGACGGCCTCCGCCTCGTTTTTCAGGGCGGCACGGTGCGCCTCGACGGCCTCTCGCCGGACGACGCGACGAGCTTACCCCCCGTTTGTACGTGGGACGCGCGTGAGAACACCTTCCGCGTCCCCGCCTCGTCCTACGCGGACCTCGTGCTCTGGCTCCGCGCGAAAAAGCTTCCTTTCACCGACGACGCGCGCGCCTACGACACGCTCGACCTCGAGCCCGCCGCGCGCCACGAGCCCTTCCCTTACCAGCGCGAGGCGCTCGACGCGTGGGCCGCGTATCGCTTCCGCGGCGTCGTCGTCCTGCCGACCGGCGCCGGAAAAACCTACGTCGCCACCATGGCGATCGCGGGCCGCAAGCGCTCCACGCTCGTCGTCGTGCCCACGCTCGATCTCTTGAACCAGTGGTACGACATCCTCGCCGCCGCCTTCGGCCGCGCGATCGGCGTCATCGGCGGCGGCTACCACGAAGTCGAGCCGATCACCGTCACCACCTACGACTCGGCGCACCTGCACATGGACCGACTCGGCGGCCGCTTCGGCCTCGTCGTCTTCGACGAGTGCCATCACCTCCCGAGCTCCTCCTACCAGCTCGCCGCGCGCATGAGCATCGCGCCCTTCCGCCTCGGCCTCACCGCCACGCCCGAGCGCACCGACGGCCGCGCCTACGACGAGCTCATCGGCCCCATCGTCTACCGCAAGGACATCACCGAGCTCTCCGGCGACTACCTCGCTTCTTACGAGACCGAACGGATCAACGTCCCGCTCTCGCCCGAGGAGCGCGAGGCCTACGACGCGGCCCGCGGCGAGTACGTCGCCTTCCTCCGCGAAGAGGGCATCCGCATGTCCTCCCCCGACGGCTGGAGCCGCTTCCTCTACCTCTCCTCGCGCAGCGACGCGGGCCGCCGCGCCTTCCTCGCCTACCGCAAGCAGCGCGCCCTCGCCCTCGCCGCGCCTGGCAAGATCAACGTCCTCGCGCGCCTGCTCCACAACCACCGGCACGACCGCACGATCGTCTTCACCGAGGACAACGCCACGGTCCACCAGATCTCGCGCCGCTTCCTCCTGCCCTCGATCACCCACCAGACCCGCGTGAAAGAGCGCAGCGCGATCCTCGCCGCCTTCAACACCGGCGACCTCGGCGCCGTCGTCACCTCCAAGGTCCTGAACGAGGGCGTCAACGTCCCCGAAGCCAACGTCGCCATCGTCTTGAGCGGCAACGGCTCGGTCCGCGAGCACGTCCAGCGCCTCGGCCGCATCCTGCGCAAGGGACAGGACAAACGCGCCTTGCTCTACGAGCTCGTCGCCGAGAAGACCGCCGAGCAGTACACGAGCGACAAGCGGAGGGAGCACGTTGCTTACAAGTGA
- a CDS encoding 6-pyruvoyl trahydropterin synthase family protein, with protein sequence MYTVGVRDHIMVAHRLDGEFFGPAQRMHGATYVVSVEVEQEELDEHGVVCDIGMLREKLRGVLDQLDYRNLDDHPCFTPGKSTTEVIARYIHRELGHVLPLRAGTMLTVVLDESPNAWAKYRGPIRAASTMPGAELGVA encoded by the coding sequence ATGTACACGGTCGGCGTTCGCGATCACATCATGGTGGCTCACCGCCTCGACGGCGAGTTCTTCGGACCTGCGCAGCGCATGCACGGCGCGACCTACGTCGTCAGCGTCGAGGTCGAGCAGGAGGAGCTCGACGAACACGGCGTCGTTTGCGACATCGGCATGCTGCGCGAGAAGCTACGCGGCGTCCTCGATCAGCTCGACTACAGGAACCTCGACGATCACCCGTGCTTCACGCCCGGCAAGTCCACGACCGAGGTGATCGCGCGTTACATCCACCGCGAGCTCGGGCACGTCCTTCCGCTCCGCGCGGGCACGATGCTCACGGTCGTGCTCGACGAGTCCCCGAACGCGTGGGCCAAGTACCGCGGCCCCATCCGCGCGGCTTCCACCATGCCCGGCGCGGAGCTCGGGGTTGCTTGA
- a CDS encoding glycosyltransferase family 4 protein: MLDGARAAFVVDGPLDQPTGGYLYDRLVIEGLRARGVDVDVVNLDARSALAPLRENARLLRLLAPSPRAHDVVIVDELCHPRAAVAAALRRAPGPRLVTLLHHLAASERTGASAKLRLFIERALLAASDRVVVTSETTATAAVAAGISRDRITVVRPGRDRLGARVAPPARSRDTPVRLLFLGALTSRKDPLALLEAFAAVAARAVLTLVGPADRDAFYAARVLAAASRFGARVRVTGALSDAALARELGEHDVLVLPSRYEGYGIALAEAASHGLALVSCDAGAIPEVVRHGEEALLVPPGDPRALERALVAVVRDDPRRVAMQHAALRRAADLPTWADTQDAFCRAVFPTRP; this comes from the coding sequence TTGCTTGATGGCGCGCGCGCGGCGTTCGTCGTTGATGGTCCGCTCGATCAACCGACCGGCGGCTACCTCTACGATCGCCTCGTCATCGAAGGGCTGAGAGCGCGCGGCGTCGACGTCGACGTCGTGAACCTCGACGCGCGTTCTGCACTCGCACCGCTGCGCGAGAACGCTCGCCTGCTCCGCCTCCTCGCTCCATCTCCCCGCGCCCATGACGTCGTCATCGTCGACGAGCTCTGTCACCCACGCGCCGCGGTCGCCGCCGCGCTCCGCCGCGCGCCTGGGCCGCGCCTCGTCACCCTGCTCCACCACCTCGCCGCCAGCGAGCGGACGGGCGCCTCCGCGAAGCTCCGCCTCTTCATCGAGCGCGCGCTGCTCGCCGCCTCCGATCGTGTCGTCGTCACGAGCGAGACCACCGCGACCGCGGCCGTCGCCGCGGGCATCTCGCGAGATCGCATCACCGTCGTGCGCCCCGGCCGCGATCGACTCGGCGCCCGCGTAGCGCCACCCGCGCGCTCGCGCGACACTCCCGTCCGCTTGCTTTTCCTCGGCGCCCTCACGTCACGCAAGGATCCCCTCGCCTTGCTCGAGGCCTTCGCCGCCGTCGCCGCGCGCGCCGTCCTCACGCTCGTCGGGCCCGCCGATCGTGACGCGTTCTACGCGGCTCGCGTGCTCGCTGCCGCGTCTCGCTTCGGCGCCCGCGTGCGCGTGACGGGCGCGCTCTCCGACGCCGCCCTCGCGCGCGAGCTCGGCGAACACGACGTCCTCGTCCTCCCGAGCCGCTACGAGGGGTACGGCATCGCCCTCGCCGAAGCGGCCTCCCACGGCCTCGCCCTCGTCTCGTGTGACGCGGGCGCGATCCCCGAGGTCGTACGCCACGGCGAGGAGGCCCTCCTCGTCCCGCCCGGCGATCCTCGCGCCCTCGAACGTGCGCTCGTCGCCGTCGTGCGCGACGATCCTCGCCGCGTCGCCATGCAACACGCCGCCCTCCGCCGCGCCGCGGACCTGCCCACGTGGGCCGACACCCAGGACGCCTTCTGTCGCGCGGTATTCCCGACAAGGCCTTGA
- a CDS encoding ATP-binding protein: MHDDHAQTSRFEGAVEEALAGVRGLFRLIVEKTSELVVVHRGGKILYTNPTLATCLGYESGEALYGRPLGDILHAEDVTRENRRVRIMLATNENAPLYTYRLVRRDGSALTVEVASAPAPFEGGVAVISLCRDITTRIETEARVYQANLMNSMGTLAAGVAHEINNPLAYVTLNIALVTKKLEDLASASGARGDEATQALARELLGCCGEALDGTERVAQIVRDFRVFSSANQEERRPVDVRRVLDASIKVADNEIRHRGHLVRSYGEVPLVHANEARLGQVFLNLLVNALQALPQGSVATNEIRVVTATHKVSGSALVEIRDNGPGIPPEILNRVFEPFFTTKPVGVGSGLGLSICRSIVSAHGGRIEIESEVGKGTVVRVTLLPAESADIAADSRSDVPRRAPVPRLSVLVVDDEPALLSAIVRQLERSHDVDGRTSWKGALEALADKRYDAVLCDVMMPGVSGFDIHSSLCERMPESSERIVYMTGGAFTQEARSFLAQAPNRCLEKPFSPADLEEILRAIAPRDRAPSSV, translated from the coding sequence ATGCACGACGATCACGCACAAACCTCCCGGTTCGAAGGCGCCGTGGAGGAGGCTCTCGCGGGCGTCCGGGGGCTCTTCCGCCTCATCGTGGAGAAGACGAGTGAGCTCGTCGTCGTGCACCGCGGCGGCAAGATCCTCTACACGAACCCCACGCTCGCGACCTGCCTCGGCTACGAGAGCGGCGAGGCGCTCTACGGCCGCCCCCTCGGCGACATCCTCCACGCCGAAGACGTCACCCGCGAGAACCGCCGCGTGCGCATCATGCTCGCGACGAACGAGAACGCGCCGCTCTACACCTATCGGCTCGTCCGACGCGACGGCAGCGCGCTCACCGTGGAGGTCGCCTCCGCGCCCGCGCCCTTCGAGGGCGGCGTCGCCGTCATCAGCCTCTGCCGCGACATCACCACGCGTATCGAGACCGAGGCGCGCGTCTACCAGGCGAACCTCATGAACTCCATGGGCACGCTCGCCGCCGGCGTCGCCCACGAGATCAACAACCCGCTCGCCTACGTCACGCTCAACATCGCGCTCGTCACCAAGAAGCTCGAAGACCTCGCGAGCGCGTCGGGCGCGCGCGGCGACGAGGCCACGCAGGCCCTCGCGCGCGAGCTGCTCGGCTGCTGCGGCGAGGCCCTCGACGGCACCGAACGCGTCGCCCAGATCGTGCGCGACTTCCGCGTCTTCTCCAGCGCCAACCAGGAAGAGCGCCGCCCCGTCGACGTGCGCCGCGTCCTCGACGCCTCCATCAAGGTCGCCGACAACGAGATCCGCCACCGCGGCCACCTCGTCCGCAGCTACGGCGAGGTCCCGCTCGTCCACGCGAACGAAGCCCGCCTCGGGCAGGTCTTCCTGAACCTGCTCGTCAACGCCCTGCAGGCCTTGCCGCAGGGCTCGGTCGCGACGAACGAGATCCGCGTCGTCACGGCCACGCACAAGGTCTCCGGCAGCGCGCTCGTCGAGATCCGCGACAACGGCCCCGGCATCCCGCCCGAGATCTTGAACCGCGTCTTCGAGCCCTTCTTCACCACCAAGCCCGTCGGCGTCGGCAGCGGCCTCGGCCTCTCGATCTGCCGCAGCATCGTCAGCGCCCACGGCGGCCGCATCGAGATCGAGAGCGAGGTCGGCAAAGGCACGGTCGTGCGCGTCACGCTCCTGCCCGCCGAGAGCGCCGACATCGCCGCCGACTCTCGCTCCGACGTCCCCAGGCGCGCGCCCGTGCCGCGCCTCTCGGTCCTCGTCGTCGACGACGAGCCCGCGCTCCTCTCGGCCATCGTGCGCCAGCTCGAGCGCAGCCACGACGTCGACGGCCGGACGAGCTGGAAAGGCGCCCTCGAGGCGCTCGCGGACAAACGGTACGACGCGGTGCTCTGCGACGTGATGATGCCCGGCGTCTCCGGCTTCGACATCCACAGCTCCCTCTGCGAGCGGATGCCCGAGTCTTCCGAGCGGATCGTGTACATGACCGGCGGCGCCTTCACCCAGGAGGCCCGGAGTTTCCTGGCCCAGGCCCCGAACCGGTGCCTGGAAAAACCCTTCTCGCCGGCCGACCTCGAGGAGATCCTGCGCGCCATCGCCCCCCGCGATCGCGCACCTTCCTCGGTTTGA
- a CDS encoding ADYC domain-containing protein, with product MHSWMSCTSEIGWRRATARASILLTMLAGAACTEQTADEEEEVITSVQALSTTNGLALNGIALNGLALNGIALNGVSLNGLALNGVKLEGTEFVGKTADGKPVAPEAFLGAIFTGMLSNGQTISLRIDDRVTSTRPDVFLYEISYLSNPKQDDWKSLCGTSGGTPRRAIPLPGTWDYSQKTTTSGMHLPSETSFTFACRPYAIAKCVELGYKPWSDVTECAKPGVCKEIPGTLLHQACTRMLRADYCGDGVPHTQDGTPVDVWDELGIQASAGNEFVFEAEWTPMGARCIEHTRWLGDTSGSVASYVNKVCPSRWASAQPSYDCGGPGSKLRTANGFSVPPLVRSLIGNESALPTD from the coding sequence ATGCATTCGTGGATGTCCTGCACGTCCGAGATTGGATGGAGACGCGCCACCGCACGGGCCTCGATCCTGCTGACGATGCTCGCCGGCGCGGCTTGCACGGAGCAGACCGCAGACGAGGAGGAGGAGGTGATCACGTCGGTCCAGGCGCTCAGCACGACGAACGGACTCGCGCTGAACGGGATCGCGCTGAACGGACTCGCGCTGAACGGGATCGCGCTGAACGGGGTCTCTCTCAACGGCCTCGCGCTGAACGGGGTGAAGCTCGAGGGCACGGAGTTCGTCGGCAAGACGGCGGACGGCAAGCCCGTGGCGCCGGAGGCGTTCCTCGGCGCGATCTTCACGGGCATGCTGAGCAACGGGCAGACGATCTCGTTGCGGATCGACGATCGTGTCACGTCGACGCGCCCCGACGTGTTCCTCTACGAGATCTCGTACCTGTCGAACCCGAAGCAGGACGACTGGAAGAGCCTCTGCGGCACGTCGGGCGGCACGCCGCGCCGCGCGATCCCGCTGCCGGGCACCTGGGACTACTCGCAGAAGACCACGACGAGCGGCATGCACCTCCCGTCGGAGACGAGCTTCACCTTCGCGTGCAGGCCGTACGCGATCGCGAAGTGCGTGGAGCTCGGTTACAAGCCCTGGAGCGACGTGACGGAGTGCGCCAAACCGGGCGTCTGCAAGGAGATCCCGGGCACGCTGCTGCACCAGGCGTGCACGCGCATGCTGCGCGCGGATTATTGCGGCGACGGGGTGCCGCACACGCAGGACGGCACGCCGGTCGACGTGTGGGACGAGCTCGGGATCCAGGCGTCGGCGGGCAACGAGTTCGTGTTCGAGGCGGAGTGGACGCCGATGGGCGCGCGTTGCATCGAGCACACGCGCTGGCTCGGCGATACGAGCGGATCGGTGGCGTCGTACGTGAACAAGGTCTGCCCGTCGCGATGGGCGAGCGCGCAGCCGAGCTACGACTGCGGAGGGCCGGGCTCGAAGCTGCGCACGGCGAACGGGTTCTCGGTGCCGCCGCTCGTCCGCTCGTTGATCGGCAACGAGTCGGCGCTGCCGACCGATTGA
- a CDS encoding YqgE/AlgH family protein, producing the protein MMKAQRSLAPGFLIASPPLGDPNFDRTVVLLAVHNTDGALGFVVNRVAPMSLGEVLKLAGYKGPESKDEGPVFLGGPVAPTMGWILCVDPELDPEQEGVLAVDGRIRVTSRRLAFDELVHERVAQAGAPDPKRRMVVLGYSGWGPGQLEREIGAGAWLPTPLDEGVLFDVDVDDRWEKAYALHGLTPAVMMSMHRVGEA; encoded by the coding sequence ATGATGAAAGCCCAACGCTCGCTCGCGCCCGGGTTCTTGATCGCGTCGCCTCCGCTCGGAGATCCGAACTTCGATCGGACGGTGGTGCTGCTCGCGGTGCACAACACGGACGGCGCGCTCGGGTTCGTGGTGAACCGCGTCGCCCCGATGTCGCTCGGCGAGGTGCTGAAGCTCGCGGGATACAAGGGCCCCGAGTCGAAGGACGAGGGCCCGGTTTTCCTCGGGGGACCGGTGGCGCCGACGATGGGGTGGATCCTCTGCGTGGATCCGGAGCTCGATCCGGAGCAGGAGGGCGTGCTCGCGGTGGACGGGCGGATCCGGGTCACCTCGCGTCGCCTTGCGTTCGACGAGCTCGTGCACGAGCGCGTCGCGCAGGCGGGCGCGCCGGATCCGAAGCGGCGGATGGTGGTGCTCGGCTACAGCGGCTGGGGGCCCGGGCAGCTCGAGCGAGAAATCGGGGCCGGCGCGTGGCTGCCGACGCCGCTCGACGAAGGCGTGCTCTTCGACGTCGACGTGGACGATCGATGGGAGAAGGCGTACGCGCTGCACGGGCTCACGCCCGCCGTGATGATGTCGATGCACCGCGTGGGCGAAGCGTAA
- the corA gene encoding magnesium/cobalt transporter CorA: MQDTHDAPPPSSSVATMRRRPRPSLILSNEPAPGAPPGTLLVEDPNKPKMYLIDYGLDHIVERWIDSVDEAMPYLIDDRPSITWIDVQGIGHKPTFERLGEVFGIHPLALEDVVNVPQRPKSDVYPGQQVIICRMAQADDKGALVTEQIAIVFGKGFVLTVQEEPSADVLEPVRERIRKGRQLMRTGGSDYLAYALFDAIIDGFYPVLEKLGDRLDEIELDALRGKDGTAHQIHDVKRELLSLRRTIWPQREVANSLLRDGSPHIQEHTRLYLRDTYDHAVQVMDMVETFREVASGLMDLHLSGVSNRMNEIMKVLTIISTIFLPLTFIAGVYGMNFDTRVSAYNMPELEWRYGYPFSIALMLLSVAALFVFYWRKGWIGNRRREP, encoded by the coding sequence GTGCAGGACACCCACGACGCCCCGCCGCCTTCGTCGAGCGTGGCCACGATGCGCAGGAGGCCGCGGCCGAGCCTGATCCTCTCCAACGAGCCCGCGCCGGGCGCGCCGCCGGGCACGCTGCTCGTCGAGGATCCGAACAAGCCGAAGATGTACCTGATCGACTACGGCCTCGATCACATCGTCGAGCGCTGGATCGACTCGGTCGACGAGGCGATGCCCTACCTGATCGACGACCGCCCGAGCATCACCTGGATCGACGTGCAGGGGATCGGGCACAAGCCGACGTTCGAGCGGCTCGGGGAGGTCTTCGGCATCCACCCGCTCGCGCTGGAGGACGTGGTGAACGTACCGCAGCGGCCGAAGAGCGACGTGTACCCGGGGCAGCAGGTGATCATCTGCCGGATGGCGCAGGCCGACGACAAGGGCGCGCTCGTGACGGAGCAGATCGCGATCGTCTTCGGCAAGGGCTTCGTGCTGACGGTGCAGGAGGAGCCGAGCGCGGACGTGCTAGAGCCGGTGCGCGAGCGCATCCGCAAGGGGCGGCAGCTCATGCGCACGGGCGGCTCGGACTACCTCGCGTATGCGCTCTTCGACGCGATCATCGACGGCTTCTACCCCGTGCTCGAGAAGCTCGGCGACCGGCTCGACGAGATCGAGCTCGACGCGCTACGCGGCAAGGACGGGACGGCGCACCAGATCCACGACGTGAAGCGAGAGTTGCTCTCGCTGCGGCGGACGATATGGCCCCAGCGCGAGGTCGCGAACTCGCTGCTCCGGGACGGATCACCCCACATCCAGGAGCACACGCGGCTCTACCTGCGCGACACGTACGACCACGCGGTGCAGGTGATGGATATGGTCGAGACGTTCCGCGAGGTCGCCTCGGGCCTCATGGATCTGCACCTCTCCGGGGTGTCGAACCGGATGAACGAGATCATGAAGGTGCTCACGATCATCTCGACGATCTTCCTGCCGCTCACGTTCATCGCGGGCGTGTACGGGATGAACTTCGACACGAGGGTCTCGGCCTACAACATGCCCGAGCTCGAGTGGCGTTACGGGTATCCGTTCTCGATCGCGCTCATGCTGCTCAGCGTGGCCGCGCTCTTCGTCTTTTACTGGCGAAAAGGTTGGATCGGGAACCGACGCCGGGAACCGTGA